The following are encoded together in the Daucus carota subsp. sativus chromosome 5, DH1 v3.0, whole genome shotgun sequence genome:
- the LOC108219890 gene encoding uncharacterized protein LOC108219890 isoform X1, which yields MNFSPPFLLLIFLVASSTQSPPVCQVLTAPSNMVSTCINSWKLFSRKIQVLGINGNFRTLLFSGMTNAEKQNERPENDHDKAAGLKRGFRMLGADVFNDSKMLEIEKGARELNIPISEANRKLVASENGGLQNPSCLTFNPEWDSRETQSANKRFKYPTVPGVQKPSSDEDITFMSVLELGQLIKTRQISSEELTGIFLKRLKRYSPVLESVVTLTEELAYKQAKEADHLLSQGVYLGPLHGIPYGLKDIIAVPQYKTTWGSKSFKDQVLDSEAWVYKKLRSAGAVLVAKLVSGSLAYDDIWFGGRTRNPWNIEEYSTGSSAGPASSTSAGMVPFAIGSETAGSMTYPAARCGVTALRPTFGTVGRTGVMSLSESLDKLGPFCRSAADCAIILDSIRGKDPDDLSSRNIFFDDPFMVDITKLTVGYLEDADMEVVHVLQSKGVKVVPFELNYTVDSVQGILNYTMDVDMLAHFDEWQRTGMDDEYEAQDQWPLEVRRARVVTAVDYVQAQRARGKLIREVRESFKVDAFIGNVTDWEKVCMGNLVGLPVMVVPTGFKKISDPPSNETRRKTTVTTGIYAPPDRDHIALALAMVYQSVTDHHKQRPPIDDLGPHDSIPNPPKHIIPPRQLR from the exons ATGAATTTCTCACCGCCTTTTCTCCTTTTAATTTTTCTCGTTGCTTCATCAACACAGTCACCGCCAGTGTGTCAAGTTCTTACAGCTCCCTCCAACATG GTGAGTACATGTATAAATAGTTGGAAATTGTTCTCTCGAAAAATTCAGGTTCTGGGAATTAATGGCAATTTCAGGACCCTTTTGTTCAG TGGGATGACTAATGctgaaaaacaaaatgaaagacCTGAAAACGACCACGATAAAGCTGCCGGCCTTAAGAGGGGATTTAGGATGTTGGGTGCAGACGTCTTTAATGATAGTAAG ATGCTGGAGATTGAAAAGGGTGCGAGAGAGTTAAACATCCCGATAAGCGAAGCTAATAGGAAACTGGTTGCTTCTGAAAATGGAGGCTTGCAGAACCCATCTTGTTTGACATTTAATCCAGAGTGGGATTCTAGAGAAACACAAAGTGCAAATAAACGGTTTAAATATCCTACAGTGCCTGGCGTGCAGAAACCAAGTTCTGATGAAGATATCACTTTCATGAGT GTTCTTGAACTTGGGCAACTCATTAAGACTAGACAGATTTCATCCGAGGAGCTTACTGGAATATTCTTGAAGAGGCTAAAGAG ATACAGTCCTGTTCTTGAATCTGTGGTCACTCTCACCGAAGAGTTAGCTTACAAACAAGCCAAGGAAGCTGATCATCTGCTGTCCCAAGGGGTGTATTTAG GCCCCCTTCATGGAATACCTTATGGGTTAAAGGACATAATTGCGGTACCTCAATACAAAACGACCTGGGGTTCAAAATCGTTCAAAGATCAAGTTCTTGACAGTGAAGCTTGGGTTTACAAGAA GTTAAGAAGTGCTGGAGCAGTTCTTGTTGCAAAGCTTGTCTCAGGATCACTGGCATATGATGACATTTGGTTTGGGGGTAGGACGAGAAATCCTTGGAATATCGAGGAGTATTCAACCGGTTCGTCAGCTGGACCTGCTTCAAGCACCTCAGCAG gaATGGTTCCGTTTGCAATTGGTTCAGAGACTGCTGGGTCCATGACGTATCCTGCTGCTCGCTGTGGAGTGACTGCATTGCGTCCAACTTTTGGCACGGTTGGTCGAACTGGTGTCATGAGCTTGTCTGAGAGCCTG GATAAACTTGGCCCATTTTGTAGAAGTGCAGCTGATTGTGCAATTATTCTTGATTCTATCAGGGGAAAGGATCCGGATGATCTTTCATCAAGAAATATATTCTTTGATGATCCGTTTATGGTAGACATAACAAAGCTAACTGTTGGTTATCTTGAGGATGCTGACATGGAG GTTGTTCATGTTCTCCAGTCAAAGGGTGTTAAAGTGGTCCCTTTTGAGCTCAATTATACAGTAGACTCGGTTCAAGGTATCTTAAATTACACAATGGATGTTGATATGTTGGCTCACTTTGATGAGTGGCAGCGCACTGGAATGGATGACGAGTATGAAGCTCAAGATCAATGGCCTCTTGAAGTTCGTCGTGCACGTGTAGTAACAGCAGTGGATTATGTTCAg GCACAAAGGGCGCGGGGTAAATTAATAAGGGAGGTAAGGGAGAGTTTCAAAGTTGATGCATTTATCGGTAATGTGACTGACTGGGAAAAAGTATGCATGGGAAATCTAGTAGGCTTGCCTGTTATGGTAGTTCCTActggatttaaaaaaatatctgaCCCTCCTTCAAACGAAACACGAAGGAAAACAACAGTGACAACGGGTATATATGCACCTCCGGATCGAGATCACATT GCACTGGCACTGGCCATGGTTTATCAGTCAGTTACTGACCATCACAAGCAGCGCCCACCAATCGACGATCTCGGTCCACATGATTCAATTCCAAATCCGCCCAAGCATATCATTCCTCCCAGGCAGCTGCGATGA
- the LOC108219890 gene encoding uncharacterized protein LOC108219890 isoform X2 has product MNFSPPFLLLIFLVASSTQSPPVCQVLTAPSNMVLGINGNFRTLLFSGMTNAEKQNERPENDHDKAAGLKRGFRMLGADVFNDSKMLEIEKGARELNIPISEANRKLVASENGGLQNPSCLTFNPEWDSRETQSANKRFKYPTVPGVQKPSSDEDITFMSVLELGQLIKTRQISSEELTGIFLKRLKRYSPVLESVVTLTEELAYKQAKEADHLLSQGVYLGPLHGIPYGLKDIIAVPQYKTTWGSKSFKDQVLDSEAWVYKKLRSAGAVLVAKLVSGSLAYDDIWFGGRTRNPWNIEEYSTGSSAGPASSTSAGMVPFAIGSETAGSMTYPAARCGVTALRPTFGTVGRTGVMSLSESLDKLGPFCRSAADCAIILDSIRGKDPDDLSSRNIFFDDPFMVDITKLTVGYLEDADMEVVHVLQSKGVKVVPFELNYTVDSVQGILNYTMDVDMLAHFDEWQRTGMDDEYEAQDQWPLEVRRARVVTAVDYVQAQRARGKLIREVRESFKVDAFIGNVTDWEKVCMGNLVGLPVMVVPTGFKKISDPPSNETRRKTTVTTGIYAPPDRDHIALALAMVYQSVTDHHKQRPPIDDLGPHDSIPNPPKHIIPPRQLR; this is encoded by the exons ATGAATTTCTCACCGCCTTTTCTCCTTTTAATTTTTCTCGTTGCTTCATCAACACAGTCACCGCCAGTGTGTCAAGTTCTTACAGCTCCCTCCAACATG GTTCTGGGAATTAATGGCAATTTCAGGACCCTTTTGTTCAG TGGGATGACTAATGctgaaaaacaaaatgaaagacCTGAAAACGACCACGATAAAGCTGCCGGCCTTAAGAGGGGATTTAGGATGTTGGGTGCAGACGTCTTTAATGATAGTAAG ATGCTGGAGATTGAAAAGGGTGCGAGAGAGTTAAACATCCCGATAAGCGAAGCTAATAGGAAACTGGTTGCTTCTGAAAATGGAGGCTTGCAGAACCCATCTTGTTTGACATTTAATCCAGAGTGGGATTCTAGAGAAACACAAAGTGCAAATAAACGGTTTAAATATCCTACAGTGCCTGGCGTGCAGAAACCAAGTTCTGATGAAGATATCACTTTCATGAGT GTTCTTGAACTTGGGCAACTCATTAAGACTAGACAGATTTCATCCGAGGAGCTTACTGGAATATTCTTGAAGAGGCTAAAGAG ATACAGTCCTGTTCTTGAATCTGTGGTCACTCTCACCGAAGAGTTAGCTTACAAACAAGCCAAGGAAGCTGATCATCTGCTGTCCCAAGGGGTGTATTTAG GCCCCCTTCATGGAATACCTTATGGGTTAAAGGACATAATTGCGGTACCTCAATACAAAACGACCTGGGGTTCAAAATCGTTCAAAGATCAAGTTCTTGACAGTGAAGCTTGGGTTTACAAGAA GTTAAGAAGTGCTGGAGCAGTTCTTGTTGCAAAGCTTGTCTCAGGATCACTGGCATATGATGACATTTGGTTTGGGGGTAGGACGAGAAATCCTTGGAATATCGAGGAGTATTCAACCGGTTCGTCAGCTGGACCTGCTTCAAGCACCTCAGCAG gaATGGTTCCGTTTGCAATTGGTTCAGAGACTGCTGGGTCCATGACGTATCCTGCTGCTCGCTGTGGAGTGACTGCATTGCGTCCAACTTTTGGCACGGTTGGTCGAACTGGTGTCATGAGCTTGTCTGAGAGCCTG GATAAACTTGGCCCATTTTGTAGAAGTGCAGCTGATTGTGCAATTATTCTTGATTCTATCAGGGGAAAGGATCCGGATGATCTTTCATCAAGAAATATATTCTTTGATGATCCGTTTATGGTAGACATAACAAAGCTAACTGTTGGTTATCTTGAGGATGCTGACATGGAG GTTGTTCATGTTCTCCAGTCAAAGGGTGTTAAAGTGGTCCCTTTTGAGCTCAATTATACAGTAGACTCGGTTCAAGGTATCTTAAATTACACAATGGATGTTGATATGTTGGCTCACTTTGATGAGTGGCAGCGCACTGGAATGGATGACGAGTATGAAGCTCAAGATCAATGGCCTCTTGAAGTTCGTCGTGCACGTGTAGTAACAGCAGTGGATTATGTTCAg GCACAAAGGGCGCGGGGTAAATTAATAAGGGAGGTAAGGGAGAGTTTCAAAGTTGATGCATTTATCGGTAATGTGACTGACTGGGAAAAAGTATGCATGGGAAATCTAGTAGGCTTGCCTGTTATGGTAGTTCCTActggatttaaaaaaatatctgaCCCTCCTTCAAACGAAACACGAAGGAAAACAACAGTGACAACGGGTATATATGCACCTCCGGATCGAGATCACATT GCACTGGCACTGGCCATGGTTTATCAGTCAGTTACTGACCATCACAAGCAGCGCCCACCAATCGACGATCTCGGTCCACATGATTCAATTCCAAATCCGCCCAAGCATATCATTCCTCCCAGGCAGCTGCGATGA
- the LOC108219890 gene encoding uncharacterized protein LOC108219890 isoform X3 → MNFSPPFLLLIFLVASSTQSPPVCQVLTAPSNMDSGMTNAEKQNERPENDHDKAAGLKRGFRMLGADVFNDSKMLEIEKGARELNIPISEANRKLVASENGGLQNPSCLTFNPEWDSRETQSANKRFKYPTVPGVQKPSSDEDITFMSVLELGQLIKTRQISSEELTGIFLKRLKRYSPVLESVVTLTEELAYKQAKEADHLLSQGVYLGPLHGIPYGLKDIIAVPQYKTTWGSKSFKDQVLDSEAWVYKKLRSAGAVLVAKLVSGSLAYDDIWFGGRTRNPWNIEEYSTGSSAGPASSTSAGMVPFAIGSETAGSMTYPAARCGVTALRPTFGTVGRTGVMSLSESLDKLGPFCRSAADCAIILDSIRGKDPDDLSSRNIFFDDPFMVDITKLTVGYLEDADMEVVHVLQSKGVKVVPFELNYTVDSVQGILNYTMDVDMLAHFDEWQRTGMDDEYEAQDQWPLEVRRARVVTAVDYVQAQRARGKLIREVRESFKVDAFIGNVTDWEKVCMGNLVGLPVMVVPTGFKKISDPPSNETRRKTTVTTGIYAPPDRDHIALALAMVYQSVTDHHKQRPPIDDLGPHDSIPNPPKHIIPPRQLR, encoded by the exons ATGAATTTCTCACCGCCTTTTCTCCTTTTAATTTTTCTCGTTGCTTCATCAACACAGTCACCGCCAGTGTGTCAAGTTCTTACAGCTCCCTCCAACATG GACAGTGGGATGACTAATGctgaaaaacaaaatgaaagacCTGAAAACGACCACGATAAAGCTGCCGGCCTTAAGAGGGGATTTAGGATGTTGGGTGCAGACGTCTTTAATGATAGTAAG ATGCTGGAGATTGAAAAGGGTGCGAGAGAGTTAAACATCCCGATAAGCGAAGCTAATAGGAAACTGGTTGCTTCTGAAAATGGAGGCTTGCAGAACCCATCTTGTTTGACATTTAATCCAGAGTGGGATTCTAGAGAAACACAAAGTGCAAATAAACGGTTTAAATATCCTACAGTGCCTGGCGTGCAGAAACCAAGTTCTGATGAAGATATCACTTTCATGAGT GTTCTTGAACTTGGGCAACTCATTAAGACTAGACAGATTTCATCCGAGGAGCTTACTGGAATATTCTTGAAGAGGCTAAAGAG ATACAGTCCTGTTCTTGAATCTGTGGTCACTCTCACCGAAGAGTTAGCTTACAAACAAGCCAAGGAAGCTGATCATCTGCTGTCCCAAGGGGTGTATTTAG GCCCCCTTCATGGAATACCTTATGGGTTAAAGGACATAATTGCGGTACCTCAATACAAAACGACCTGGGGTTCAAAATCGTTCAAAGATCAAGTTCTTGACAGTGAAGCTTGGGTTTACAAGAA GTTAAGAAGTGCTGGAGCAGTTCTTGTTGCAAAGCTTGTCTCAGGATCACTGGCATATGATGACATTTGGTTTGGGGGTAGGACGAGAAATCCTTGGAATATCGAGGAGTATTCAACCGGTTCGTCAGCTGGACCTGCTTCAAGCACCTCAGCAG gaATGGTTCCGTTTGCAATTGGTTCAGAGACTGCTGGGTCCATGACGTATCCTGCTGCTCGCTGTGGAGTGACTGCATTGCGTCCAACTTTTGGCACGGTTGGTCGAACTGGTGTCATGAGCTTGTCTGAGAGCCTG GATAAACTTGGCCCATTTTGTAGAAGTGCAGCTGATTGTGCAATTATTCTTGATTCTATCAGGGGAAAGGATCCGGATGATCTTTCATCAAGAAATATATTCTTTGATGATCCGTTTATGGTAGACATAACAAAGCTAACTGTTGGTTATCTTGAGGATGCTGACATGGAG GTTGTTCATGTTCTCCAGTCAAAGGGTGTTAAAGTGGTCCCTTTTGAGCTCAATTATACAGTAGACTCGGTTCAAGGTATCTTAAATTACACAATGGATGTTGATATGTTGGCTCACTTTGATGAGTGGCAGCGCACTGGAATGGATGACGAGTATGAAGCTCAAGATCAATGGCCTCTTGAAGTTCGTCGTGCACGTGTAGTAACAGCAGTGGATTATGTTCAg GCACAAAGGGCGCGGGGTAAATTAATAAGGGAGGTAAGGGAGAGTTTCAAAGTTGATGCATTTATCGGTAATGTGACTGACTGGGAAAAAGTATGCATGGGAAATCTAGTAGGCTTGCCTGTTATGGTAGTTCCTActggatttaaaaaaatatctgaCCCTCCTTCAAACGAAACACGAAGGAAAACAACAGTGACAACGGGTATATATGCACCTCCGGATCGAGATCACATT GCACTGGCACTGGCCATGGTTTATCAGTCAGTTACTGACCATCACAAGCAGCGCCCACCAATCGACGATCTCGGTCCACATGATTCAATTCCAAATCCGCCCAAGCATATCATTCCTCCCAGGCAGCTGCGATGA
- the LOC108219890 gene encoding uncharacterized protein LOC108219890 isoform X4, which translates to MTNAEKQNERPENDHDKAAGLKRGFRMLGADVFNDSKMLEIEKGARELNIPISEANRKLVASENGGLQNPSCLTFNPEWDSRETQSANKRFKYPTVPGVQKPSSDEDITFMSVLELGQLIKTRQISSEELTGIFLKRLKRYSPVLESVVTLTEELAYKQAKEADHLLSQGVYLGPLHGIPYGLKDIIAVPQYKTTWGSKSFKDQVLDSEAWVYKKLRSAGAVLVAKLVSGSLAYDDIWFGGRTRNPWNIEEYSTGSSAGPASSTSAGMVPFAIGSETAGSMTYPAARCGVTALRPTFGTVGRTGVMSLSESLDKLGPFCRSAADCAIILDSIRGKDPDDLSSRNIFFDDPFMVDITKLTVGYLEDADMEVVHVLQSKGVKVVPFELNYTVDSVQGILNYTMDVDMLAHFDEWQRTGMDDEYEAQDQWPLEVRRARVVTAVDYVQAQRARGKLIREVRESFKVDAFIGNVTDWEKVCMGNLVGLPVMVVPTGFKKISDPPSNETRRKTTVTTGIYAPPDRDHIALALAMVYQSVTDHHKQRPPIDDLGPHDSIPNPPKHIIPPRQLR; encoded by the exons ATGACTAATGctgaaaaacaaaatgaaagacCTGAAAACGACCACGATAAAGCTGCCGGCCTTAAGAGGGGATTTAGGATGTTGGGTGCAGACGTCTTTAATGATAGTAAG ATGCTGGAGATTGAAAAGGGTGCGAGAGAGTTAAACATCCCGATAAGCGAAGCTAATAGGAAACTGGTTGCTTCTGAAAATGGAGGCTTGCAGAACCCATCTTGTTTGACATTTAATCCAGAGTGGGATTCTAGAGAAACACAAAGTGCAAATAAACGGTTTAAATATCCTACAGTGCCTGGCGTGCAGAAACCAAGTTCTGATGAAGATATCACTTTCATGAGT GTTCTTGAACTTGGGCAACTCATTAAGACTAGACAGATTTCATCCGAGGAGCTTACTGGAATATTCTTGAAGAGGCTAAAGAG ATACAGTCCTGTTCTTGAATCTGTGGTCACTCTCACCGAAGAGTTAGCTTACAAACAAGCCAAGGAAGCTGATCATCTGCTGTCCCAAGGGGTGTATTTAG GCCCCCTTCATGGAATACCTTATGGGTTAAAGGACATAATTGCGGTACCTCAATACAAAACGACCTGGGGTTCAAAATCGTTCAAAGATCAAGTTCTTGACAGTGAAGCTTGGGTTTACAAGAA GTTAAGAAGTGCTGGAGCAGTTCTTGTTGCAAAGCTTGTCTCAGGATCACTGGCATATGATGACATTTGGTTTGGGGGTAGGACGAGAAATCCTTGGAATATCGAGGAGTATTCAACCGGTTCGTCAGCTGGACCTGCTTCAAGCACCTCAGCAG gaATGGTTCCGTTTGCAATTGGTTCAGAGACTGCTGGGTCCATGACGTATCCTGCTGCTCGCTGTGGAGTGACTGCATTGCGTCCAACTTTTGGCACGGTTGGTCGAACTGGTGTCATGAGCTTGTCTGAGAGCCTG GATAAACTTGGCCCATTTTGTAGAAGTGCAGCTGATTGTGCAATTATTCTTGATTCTATCAGGGGAAAGGATCCGGATGATCTTTCATCAAGAAATATATTCTTTGATGATCCGTTTATGGTAGACATAACAAAGCTAACTGTTGGTTATCTTGAGGATGCTGACATGGAG GTTGTTCATGTTCTCCAGTCAAAGGGTGTTAAAGTGGTCCCTTTTGAGCTCAATTATACAGTAGACTCGGTTCAAGGTATCTTAAATTACACAATGGATGTTGATATGTTGGCTCACTTTGATGAGTGGCAGCGCACTGGAATGGATGACGAGTATGAAGCTCAAGATCAATGGCCTCTTGAAGTTCGTCGTGCACGTGTAGTAACAGCAGTGGATTATGTTCAg GCACAAAGGGCGCGGGGTAAATTAATAAGGGAGGTAAGGGAGAGTTTCAAAGTTGATGCATTTATCGGTAATGTGACTGACTGGGAAAAAGTATGCATGGGAAATCTAGTAGGCTTGCCTGTTATGGTAGTTCCTActggatttaaaaaaatatctgaCCCTCCTTCAAACGAAACACGAAGGAAAACAACAGTGACAACGGGTATATATGCACCTCCGGATCGAGATCACATT GCACTGGCACTGGCCATGGTTTATCAGTCAGTTACTGACCATCACAAGCAGCGCCCACCAATCGACGATCTCGGTCCACATGATTCAATTCCAAATCCGCCCAAGCATATCATTCCTCCCAGGCAGCTGCGATGA
- the LOC108221885 gene encoding ribonuclease TUDOR 2-like encodes MASKAMAKPMLRGVVKAVPSGDTMVIMEMGNKAPEIPVERTVILSSLTAPRLARRGRQQTTDEPFSWQSREFLRKLCIGKEVGFQIDYTLPRKGLEFGTVFLGDKNVACWVVAQGWAKVREARESEKDKGECSPHLKMLRNCENMAINQGFGLWSKAAGAVRDLPPSAVDDPDNLDAEAFLDGNKGRPVEAIVEYVPNGSTLLVYLLPDYEHVRVFVAGVQAPLLRNRNAEPEKADGYGKTSNGTANGKTPNGTRGPLKSAQNVATSSAPVTKDAPDTYGRESKHFTELRVLHRNVRIVFEDYDRTALIGSVYYQDGELIKDLAVQLLENGLAKYVEWSASFLQDKVRLQLKNSELAAKNNRLRMWNNYMPPPTTSQAIKDQNFTGKVVEVASGDCIVVKVDSLPVTSSAAGRRVYLSSIRCPRLVNGRNEDRGKVSFYAREAREFLKKHLYGRQVHVSMEYSRKVNTAEGPEERVMEFGSVFLESQSESTEDVLLALPTAGSQHHRTNIAELMVARGFAEVIRHREFEVRSNYYDALVDAECRAKVAKEGMHSDKKYGEKQAVSNGQAIRRTQKKESQIRESSVNGQEVSSTQAIKRTPKEEFQVVVKEVLGGGRFYVQTAADQKEASIIQQKLASLKLREAPAIGSFKYNKGDLVIAQFSQDNCWYRAMIVNVPQGAIRSAKAKYEVFYIDYGTQEFVAYSRLRPTDCYSVPSSPGLAQLCSLAHVKVPSWEEDHGKEAAHCLSDHILNRQQLKAIVEERDTSGGEARGHGTGTNLIVTLMDAKANISINAVMLKKGYARVDKTRREDAAAEQTTEEVKPCREDAAVKQTIKKLEAYQVKAKKERIGMWENGDIISDDDDENEKSSC; translated from the exons ATGGCATCAAAAGCTATGGCTAAACCAATGTTGAGAGGGGTAGTGAAAGCTGTTCCATCCGGTGATACTATGGTGATCATGGAGATGGGAAACAAGGCACCGGAGATCCCTGTGGAGAGGACCGTAATTTTATCATCACTTACGGCTCCGAGATTG GCTCGCAGAGGTAGACAGCAAACTACAGATGAGCCATTTTCATGGCAAAGCAGAGAGTTTCTAAGAAAACTTTGCATTGGAAag GAAGTTGGTTTCCAAATAGATTACACTTTACCACGCAAAGGGCTTGAATTTGGCACCgtttttcttggtgataaaaatGTTGCATGCTGGGTTGTTGCACAAGGCTGGGCAAAG GTTAGGGAGGCAAGGGAGTCCGAGAAAGATAAAGGTGAATGTAGTCCTCATCTAAAGATGCTCAGAAATTGCGAAAATATGGCAATAAATCAAGGTTTTGGTCTTTGGAGCAAG GCAGCAGGTGCTGTTAGGGACCTCCCTCCTTCTGCAGTCGACGATCCAGATAACTTAGATGCGGAGGCCTTTCTAGATGGAAACAAAGGGAGGCCTGTGGAAGCTATTGTTGAGTATGTTCCGAATGGAAGCACTCTCCTTGTTTATTTGCTTCCAGACTATGAGCATGTCCGAGTGTTTGTTGCTGGAGTCCAG GCACCACTTCTGAGAAATCGGAATGCTGAACCTGAAAAGGCCGACGGATATGGAAAAACTTCTAACGGAACTGCAAATGGAAAAACTCCTAATGGAACTCGTGGTCCATTAAAATCAGCACAGAATGTAGCTACATCATCAGCTCCTGTAACAAAAGATGCTCCTGATACATATGGGAGGGAAAGCAAACATTTTACTGAGCTTCGTGTTTTACATAGAAAT gtGCGCATTGTCTTTGAGGATTATGACAGAACAGCCCTGATTGGATCAGTATATTATCAGGATGGTGAATTGATTAAGGACTTGGCTGTGCAGCTTCTTGAAAAT GGTTTAGCTAAATATGTTGAATGGAGTGCTTCTTTCTTGCAAGATAAGGTCAGGCTACAACTAAAAAATTCTGAACTTGCAGCAAAGAACAACCGATTGAGAATGTGGAACAACTACATGCCACCGCCTACTACTTCACAGGCTATCAAAGACCAGAACTTCACTGGAAAG GTTGTTGAGGTCGCAAGTGGAGATTGCATTGTAGTAAAGGTTGATTCTCTACCAGTCACCAGTTCAGCAGCAGGGAGGCGAGTCTATCTCTCTAGTATTAGGTGTCCCAGGCTTGTCAATGGTCGTAATGAAGACAGAGGAAAGGTTTCTTTCTATGCACGTGAAGCGAGGGAGTTTTTGAAGAAACATCTATATGGCCGTCAA GTGCATGTATCAATGGAATATTCTAGGAAGGTAAATACTGCAGAGGGACCTGAAGAACGGGTAATGGAATTTGGTTCGGTCTTTCTTGAATCACAATCAGAAAGCACTGAAGATGTCCTGTTGGCCCTACCTACTGCTGGCAGCCAGCATCACAGGACAAACATTGCTGAATTGATGGTTGCCCGTGGCTTTGCTGAAGTGATTAGACATAGGGAATTTGAAGTGAGATCAAATTATTATGATGCACTTGTTGATGCTGAATGTCGTGCAAAAGTTGCAAAGGAAGGGATGCACTCTGATAAGAAGTATGGTGAAAAACAAGCTGTTTCTAATGGTCAAGCTATCAGAAGAACACAGAAAAAAGAGTCACAG ATACGGGAGAGCAGTGTAAATGGACAAGAAGTTTCTAGTACTCAAGCTATCAAAAGAACACCAAAAGAAGAGTTCCAG GTTGTGGTTAAAGAAGTCCTAGGTGGTGGAAGGTTCTACGTCCAAACAGCCGCAGATCAGAAAGAGGCCTCTATCATTCAACAGAAACTTGCCTCTTTGAAGCTCCGAGAAGCTCCTGCAATTGGTTCATTCAAGTACAACAAGGGTGACCTTGTCATTGCACAGTTCAGTCAAGATAATTGCTGGTACAGAGCAATGATAGTGAATGTTCCTCAAGGTGCCATTCGATCTGCAAAGGCTAAATACGAAGTGTTCTACATTGACTACGgaactcaggaatttgttgctTACAGTCGTCTGCGACCTACAGATTGTTATTCTGTTCCATCATCACCAGGCCTTGCTCAACTATGCAGCCTAGCTCATGTCAAGGTCCCGAGCTGGGAAGAGGATCACGGGAAGGAGGCAGCACACTGTCTTAGCGATCACATACTAAACAGACAGCAGTTGAAGGCCATTGTTGAGGAAAGGGATACCTCTGGTGGAGAAGCTAGGGGACATGGCACTGGGACTAATCTTATCGTAACCTTGATGGATGCAAAAGCTAACATAAGTATCAATGCTGTCATGCTCAAG AAAGGATATGCTAGGGTAGATAAGACGAGACGGGAAGATGCAGCAGCAGAACAGACGACTGAGGAGGTAAAACCATGCCGCGAAGATGCAGCAGTAAAGCAGACAATTAAAAAGCTGGAAGCATACCAGGTTAAAgcaaaaaaagagagaataggCATGTGGGAGAACGGAGATATTATCTCAGATGACGATGACGAAAATGAAAAATCCTCTTGTTAG